Genomic window (Chlorocebus sabaeus isolate Y175 chromosome 4, mChlSab1.0.hap1, whole genome shotgun sequence):
AGTAATACAGTAtgagtataaatataaattaggtCATATTCTAAATTCCCCAAACTTACTTTCAGTCTCAGCTGTATTCAAAATCATTCTCCTGATCCTGCCTTTTTCTCTCAGGGAACATGAATGGTTTAAACAGGACCTTCCGAAGTATCTCTTTCCTGAGGATCCATCATATAGTTCAACCATGATTGACGATGAAGCCTTAAAAGAAGTATGTGAAAAGTTTGAGTGCTCAGAAGAGGAAGTTCTCAgctgtctttataacagaaatcACCAGGATCCTTTGGCAGTTGCATACCATCTCATAATAGATAACAGGAGAATAATGAATGAAGCCAAAGATTTCTATTTGGCGACAAGCCCACCTGATTCTTTTCTTGATGATCATCACCTGTCTCGGCCCCATCCTGAAAGAGTACCATTCTTGGTTGCTGAAACACCAAGGGCACGCCATACCCTTGATGAATTAAATCCGCAGAAATCCAAACACCAAGGTGTAAGGAAAGCAAAATGGCATTTAGGAATTAGAAGTCAAAGTCGTCCAAATGATATTATGGCAGAAGTATGTAGAGCAATTAAACAATTGGATTATGAATGGAAGGTAAGAAAGAGATAACATTTTGATTATTAGCATATTTGGCAAACCCACagtctataaaatgttttatagaagAATTACTTTTGACTTGGTTTTTGTTATACCATGTGCTAGGTTGTAAACCCATATTATTTGCGTGTACGAAGGAAGAATCCTGTGACAAGCACTTACTCCAAAATGAGTCTACAGTTATACCAAGTGGATAGTAGAACTTATCTACTGGATTTCCGTAGTATTGATGGTATGTACGTCACACAAAACAACATAGATTAGACATTGTTACTAACTAGATATTTTACTCTTTGATTCTTTTGAGGCTTCTTGACTTGTTCCTAGTAATTCAACTGCAAAGGAATAGAAAATGTGACTTCTTGTGCCTTTGCAATATTAACATTTATGAATCTTATTATTGTAATCTTATAGCGTATTGTCCTTTTAAGATTATCATCTTGTAAAATCCTTAAAGCCAGGTGTAGTCTGATCCTAAGGTGACAGTTTTCTGCTGCATTTGTTTTCTTGGTGTAGTTCATTTTGGtaagataaatgttttatttagaaataaatattgactCTTCTGtaagcttttatttattattaaataaattttcagttAAGAATGAAGTTAAGGCAGTTCTTCATTGGCCAATTCAGTTGCATTAAGCTACAGTGTTGAGcataggtgtggtggctcatgcctataaacagcccagcactttgggaggctgaagtgggaggattgcttgagcccaggaatttgagaccagccttagcaacatagtgacactctgtctttacaaaatattaaaaaaacaatatatatagtaTCACCTTTGCTTATGGAAGGTTGCATAGAATTATTAGATGAGGTTCACCtatgaaattttttcttctttataaactaAAAGATAGTACACACATAGTAGCAGAAAGACACAGGTTTGAGGCATGATATGTTGGCCAAACCAGTTTGTCTGGTTATCTTGAGGTCTATATAGTATGTATCTGCTAACATATACTAATACagtctgaaatctgaaatacagaatgtgttttatttttcttgtatttggatCAAATTTGCAACCTTAGTTTTACTAGTACTGGGGTATACCAGTTGAatgcccatttttgtttttgtattatgtTCCCAACCttagtttttctttgatttttattcattGGAATTGTTGCTCTTTTATGAAATACTAAATGAAATATGAAGGGAAAGTGGAAAGTAAAAAGCACTAAGCCGAGCATTGGGAGAGTTGGGTTCTAGACTTacctttttgttcatttgttaccttgggcaagtcacttctctgGTTTTCTTATCAATAAAGTGAGGGATTGGATGAGATGGTTTCGAGTATACCTTCCAAATTTGAAGTGCATTGATTCTATGATTTTAGTATAGAGGGATTACATTTTATTGCTatagaataatatttattaatccCTAGATTGTTGGTTTACTGGGCTCTTAACCTTGGATTGCAGCTGATGAGTAGCTATACTGTACCCAACTTTGATTAGCCATCTTGAGAATACATACTGAATGTAAAAAAGGTGAATAGTTTAATACAGGCTCATTGACTCTATTTTAGAAGGTATTTAGAATAAACGTGCTCTTGATAGCTGGCCAGCAGCCCCACTTAAAGAAGCAAATACAATACTGTTACAAAACTTTTTGGGAGAAGGTCATAGACTATAATAAATTGAAATTCTTTTTACCCAGATGAAATTACAGAAGCCAAATCAGGGACTGCTACTCCACAGAGATCGGGATCAGTTAGCAACTATCGATCTTGCCAAAGGAGTGATTCAGATGCTGAGGCTCAAGGAAAATCCTCAGAAGTTTCTCTTACCTCATCTGTGACCTCACTTGACTCTTCTCCTGTTGACCTAACTCCAAGACCTGGAAGTCACACAATAGAATTTTTTGAGATGTGTGCAAATCTAATTAAAATTCTTGCACAATAAACAGAAaactttgcttatttcttttgtaGCAATAAGCATGCATAATAAGTCATAGCCAAATGCTTCCATTTGTAATCAAGTTATACATAATTATAACTGAGGGCTGGCGTTTTGGAATGCAATTTGCACAGGGATTGGAACATGATTTATAGTTAAAAGCTAATATGCAGAAATGAATTAAGATCATTTTGTTCATTGTGCAGTACGTATATAGCATAATATACACAGTGAATTATAGGTCTCTCaggctcacctgatttttggctATTTTATATTTAGTGTACACAGggctttgaaaatattaatttacataAAGGCCTTCATATATTATTACATGTTATATATTTGCTTCataaatttattcaataaatatttgcctagAATTCTCAAGACCTTTATAGGTGATTTTGTTTTCTGGGCTCCTTAACTTCTTAAATAGCTAGTATCTTCCAGCAGTACTAACAGTCTAGATAACTTCTTCCATATCCctccctctttgtttttttgagacagagtctcactctgtcacccaggctggagtctccgcctcccgggttcaagtgattctcccgcctcagcttcctgagtagctggaactacaggcgcgtgccaccacacccggctaattttttgtatttttagtagagacggggtttcactgtgttggccaggctggtctcgaactcctgaccgcgtgatccaccaccttggcctcccaaagaggtgggattacaggtgtgagccatggtgcccggcctccATATCCCCCTTTAAAAATTCTGTAGTGTATGGTAAGTCATATCAGATATCAgatctaatttaaattttattttagctttacaAGTCCAAAAACACAGAATTTATATATTCAGATACTCTAGCActaattttaatcttaaaatattcCCACTATATTCTGTAcacaaaatgttctttttttgttaaaagagCTGAGTTGCATATACTGtaaataaatcatattatttttgctaatttcacaaattCCTCTGGCTCATCATGTCAGTCATTATTGAGTATATGCAAACATTGCtagttatttgtttatgtatcttTTAAGTTGATTCAGTGCATAGAAAGACTATCTCTTACAAACTTTAAGTGCTCTGATATGACTTCCCCCCCAAattttattatgaacatttttaaaaacagaaaaatcgaAAACCTGTTCAGTAAGCACATGTATATCTACCACTTAGATTCAGCAGTTGTTaatgttttgtcatttgttttctctaTACCTATGTATAGATACAGCTAGTTATGCAtatacatgcgtgtgtgtgtgtgtgtgtatatgtatatgtgcttttttttcctgaaccatttGGATGTTACAGACATATCACCGTGAAAATACTTCAAGTATCTCCTACAGATAATGACATTCTCCTAAAAATCCATAATATCATTGTAAAATTAATAATTCCCCAATATCATCTAATCAGGCCATATTTAAATTTCTGAAGTTACCTCCAAATTTCTTTATAGCTGATTATTTCAAACCAGGATCCAATTAAACTTTACATATGACACTTGGTGGTAACTCTTTAGTTGgatataacattattattattttgataaaatgtgGAACAAAGCAATTCTATTAATAAGTGGTCACATTTGTTTTGGGCTTGAAGTACTTTTTAAAGATACTGGATTTTCCTAAGATTTCTGATTTacattgatattttctttttctcattcttaataATTGCATCACACAATAGATGTAAATGAAGATTTAGTCACCTCAGATAAAATTGGTATCGTGTATAATATTGTATCATTTATATTTGCCTTATGTTAACTttaagaaattgatttttttgtattaatcATTTTCCCATTGCAACAGagctatattttttctattttaagaatcatattttaggattatttttggCAAATACAGTGAGCACTTATGTAACCAGATGATAATGAACTCAAATGTCATGATAGCTTGCATAAATGGTGACTCTAGTAGATTTGACTTAAGCACTTCTAGAATCATGCActgaattcaaaagaaaagtCTTGCTGCTTTTTATCCGGGGCTTGTTCTATTCAACTTCTAATTTGAAAGCTGTACAAAGTAATAGAAGTTCCATTTAAATATGAGTTCAAAACTGTGTTTATAACTTGTTATGTAGCCCTCTCTGTAGGGGATTCTAATTTTACTTAGGGTCTCTAAATGCAGCATAATGTTCCTGATGTTAACAGAagactgtatttttaaagttac
Coding sequences:
- the PRKAA1 gene encoding 5'-AMP-activated protein kinase catalytic subunit alpha-1 isoform X1, with amino-acid sequence MRRLSSWRKMATAEKQKHDGRVKIGHYILGDTLGVGTFGKVKVGKHELTGHKVAVKILNRQKIRSLDVVGKIRREIQNLKLFRHPHIIKLYQVISTPSDIFMVMEYVSGGELFDYICKNGRLDEKESRRLFQQILSGVDYCHRHMVVHRDLKPENVLLDAHMNAKIADFGLSNMMSDGEFLRTSCGSPNYAAPEVISGRLYAGPEVDIWSSGVILYALLCGTLPFDDDHVPTLFKKICDGIFYTPQYLNPSVISLLKHMLQVDPMKRATIKDIREHEWFKQDLPKYLFPEDPSYSSTMIDDEALKEVCEKFECSEEEVLSCLYNRNHQDPLAVAYHLIIDNRRIMNEAKDFYLATSPPDSFLDDHHLSRPHPERVPFLVAETPRARHTLDELNPQKSKHQGVRKAKWHLGIRSQSRPNDIMAEVCRAIKQLDYEWKVVNPYYLRVRRKNPVTSTYSKMSLQLYQVDSRTYLLDFRSIDDEITEAKSGTATPQRSGSVSNYRSCQRSDSDAEAQGKSSEVSLTSSVTSLDSSPVDLTPRPGSHTIEFFEMCANLIKILAQ